From the genome of Muricauda sp. SCSIO 64092, one region includes:
- a CDS encoding Mov34/MPN/PAD-1 family protein, with protein sequence MKTRITTSAYNEMLKTVGSHKAEKGGLLFGSRKDWVVTKFLYDRDAKTTSGTYTFNVGYLNPMIEKLGNQGYELLGFAHSHPAFCKTLSAQDRQYFASQFKNIPVDKFLVPLMFPATDGTYDFIPYVFYKDGRVEQTELDILPDDYATYIVNNNNIVSEAPRYVSRSLFTFREYFMILLSVLSTGIVMLLLKALLYISRNLETILKLSP encoded by the coding sequence ATGAAAACACGAATAACAACATCGGCATACAATGAAATGCTTAAGACTGTGGGATCGCATAAAGCAGAGAAGGGAGGCTTGCTCTTTGGTTCCCGAAAGGACTGGGTCGTTACCAAGTTCCTGTATGATAGAGATGCGAAAACCACAAGCGGCACCTATACCTTTAACGTTGGGTACCTGAATCCAATGATAGAAAAGTTGGGGAACCAGGGGTATGAACTTCTTGGGTTCGCCCATTCACACCCTGCCTTTTGCAAAACGCTGTCGGCTCAAGACAGGCAGTATTTCGCCTCCCAATTTAAGAATATCCCGGTTGATAAGTTTCTGGTGCCACTGATGTTTCCGGCAACAGACGGAACCTACGACTTCATCCCGTATGTATTTTACAAAGATGGTCGGGTGGAACAGACCGAGCTTGATATCCTGCCCGATGACTATGCAACCTATATTGTGAACAATAACAATATTGTGTCAGAGGCTCCACGGTACGTATCTCGGAGCCTGTTTACGTTTCGTGAATACTTTATGATCCTATTGTCGGTACTCTCTACCGGCATCGTCATGCTCCTGCTAAAAGCACTCCTTTATATATCCCGTAACCTTGAAACCATACTAAAGCTATCACCATGA
- a CDS encoding ThiF family adenylyltransferase, translated as MNYDRIKDSVDIALLERSHIVVVGAGGAKHLILNLARSGVGQLTILDIDTVDDTNIVRQGYDQADIGRYKVDALKEKVQRINPDVTYRGITDNFLEMNTEQLDSIFEDADMILMLTDAFSAQSFGNIVSLSYLKPALWAGWYAKSRTAEIFFQIPGFTPACFRCAVSSRYKANEQKQVVVSSQCNTIFHSELLDSLIGLLTLAILHRNSTDMTKESVRFFHSLLNDDGSLDWNFLQFKAHPEGGNPLFDRNFGALGKRASNFVSHWQQVEPELKPAYPYDCPDCQGVLNELVKNTCNHEH; from the coding sequence ATGAACTACGATCGAATAAAAGACAGCGTTGATATTGCACTCCTTGAGCGCTCCCACATTGTTGTGGTCGGTGCAGGCGGAGCCAAACACCTTATCCTGAACCTTGCCCGATCGGGGGTCGGCCAATTGACGATTTTGGATATTGACACGGTGGATGATACCAATATTGTACGTCAAGGCTATGACCAAGCTGACATCGGGAGGTACAAGGTCGATGCTCTTAAGGAAAAGGTACAGAGGATCAATCCTGATGTTACGTACCGTGGCATCACCGATAATTTCCTCGAAATGAATACCGAACAACTGGATTCAATTTTTGAGGATGCGGATATGATCTTGATGCTCACCGACGCTTTCAGCGCCCAGAGTTTTGGGAATATTGTGTCGTTAAGCTACCTGAAGCCGGCACTGTGGGCTGGGTGGTACGCCAAGAGCCGTACCGCAGAAATATTTTTTCAAATCCCTGGGTTCACCCCTGCCTGCTTTCGCTGTGCGGTAAGTAGCAGGTATAAAGCGAATGAACAGAAACAGGTGGTCGTAAGCTCACAGTGCAATACCATTTTTCACAGTGAACTTCTCGACAGCTTAATCGGACTACTGACGCTTGCGATTTTACACCGTAACAGTACGGACATGACGAAAGAGAGCGTGCGGTTCTTTCATTCTCTCTTGAATGACGACGGAAGTCTCGATTGGAACTTTTTACAGTTCAAAGCACACCCGGAAGGTGGGAACCCGCTCTTTGATCGAAATTTTGGAGCACTTGGTAAACGGGCCTCCAACTTCGTATCGCATTGGCAACAGGTGGAACCGGAACTGAAACCGGCTTACCCCTATGATTGCCCTGATTGTCAGGGTGTCCTCAATGAGCTTGTAAAGAATACCTGTAACCATGAACACTAA
- a CDS encoding type IV secretory system conjugative DNA transfer family protein yields MKEIADIFIDIISGTLNFVADGIEGLDIGGKKHTLNASFEKRGKLFSQRHGGFAIGVGNHLSVQQSHNHVMCVAPSGAGKTTCIIIPTIINIATAPEGASMVIADPKRELAMVEPFLRYCGYTVVPFDIGNPDNSICFNPLARANNSGQLHTVIQRLVYKQGERNENDFWSLESIKAIHTFARKLKSNAPVEFQNPANIYYLLEEMMGNEELISNMFASESEQDIWRKYRALVANSDRTKSSILASATSNLSFIGLSPDLCDITSTDTFDFSRLRSEKIALILRCPLQSQDVYSSIFGVFYSQLFDFLFSALPQPNDRKIFMLIDELANIPMPDLASIMTTARSYFAILGILQSENQLKERYGEYNAKTILNNCTRVYMTGLDEECERLERTLGSYTYFNDKEKENSRTRPLMTSDEIRCMPKDRVLVFPNGGMRPIYLKVTPYYKVPKLVRYMNMEHPDGDGRPSTRRPTAYLPLDQYRNIRNE; encoded by the coding sequence ATGAAAGAGATAGCGGACATTTTCATCGACATCATATCAGGAACGCTCAACTTCGTTGCTGACGGTATAGAAGGATTGGATATTGGAGGGAAGAAGCACACCTTGAACGCCTCGTTTGAAAAGCGGGGGAAACTGTTTTCACAACGACATGGTGGGTTCGCTATCGGCGTTGGTAACCATCTGAGCGTTCAGCAATCGCATAACCACGTTATGTGTGTTGCCCCAAGCGGAGCGGGAAAAACAACATGTATCATTATTCCTACAATAATAAATATAGCCACCGCTCCAGAGGGGGCGAGCATGGTCATTGCCGACCCCAAAAGAGAGCTTGCGATGGTAGAACCGTTTTTGAGGTACTGTGGTTATACCGTTGTGCCGTTTGATATCGGAAACCCGGACAACTCAATTTGTTTCAATCCGCTTGCCAGAGCGAACAACTCAGGTCAGTTGCATACCGTGATTCAACGCTTGGTGTATAAGCAGGGGGAGCGTAACGAGAATGATTTTTGGTCTCTGGAGAGTATCAAAGCAATACACACGTTCGCCCGCAAGTTGAAATCTAACGCTCCCGTTGAGTTTCAGAATCCGGCTAACATTTATTATCTGCTTGAAGAAATGATGGGGAATGAAGAGCTCATAAGCAACATGTTCGCATCAGAGAGTGAACAGGATATTTGGAGAAAATACCGCGCCCTTGTTGCCAATTCAGATCGAACGAAATCCTCCATATTGGCATCGGCCACCTCAAATTTATCGTTCATAGGATTATCGCCTGACCTGTGCGATATCACGAGTACCGATACCTTTGATTTTTCACGACTGAGATCAGAGAAAATTGCCTTGATATTACGCTGTCCGTTACAGAGCCAAGACGTGTACTCCTCAATTTTTGGTGTCTTTTACAGCCAACTGTTTGACTTCCTTTTTTCTGCTTTGCCACAACCTAACGATCGAAAAATATTTATGCTCATAGACGAGCTTGCCAACATTCCCATGCCGGACTTGGCGAGTATCATGACCACCGCCCGGAGCTACTTCGCCATTTTGGGTATCCTACAGTCCGAAAACCAACTCAAAGAGCGGTACGGAGAATACAACGCCAAAACCATTCTGAACAACTGCACACGGGTCTACATGACGGGTTTGGACGAGGAGTGTGAACGCCTTGAACGAACGCTTGGATCGTACACTTATTTTAATGATAAAGAAAAGGAGAATTCACGAACGCGACCACTTATGACGTCGGACGAAATACGCTGTATGCCCAAAGATCGTGTGTTGGTCTTTCCAAATGGGGGTATGCGCCCCATCTACCTTAAGGTAACACCGTATTATAAGGTGCCGAAGTTGGTGCGGTACATGAATATGGAACACCCTGATGGGGACGGGCGACCTTCTACCAGACGACCAACAGCGTACCTGCCCCTTGATCAGTACCGAAACATCCGCAATGAATAA
- a CDS encoding DUF2958 domain-containing protein, with product MKLIPDKLREQFKELESRMETYCPLIIAKFFDPAGSGTWYVTEYYPDTNSYFGYVTGLGPDIPNYDGWAYFSLDEPSIEQDMHFQEIRFDELIKQLEQSHEIGKIKEEQENDEPKR from the coding sequence ATGAAACTTATACCAGATAAATTACGAGAACAGTTCAAAGAATTGGAAAGCCGGATGGAGACCTACTGCCCGTTAATCATTGCCAAGTTTTTTGATCCCGCAGGTTCAGGCACGTGGTACGTAACTGAGTATTATCCGGATACGAATTCTTATTTCGGATATGTAACCGGACTGGGTCCGGATATACCAAATTATGATGGATGGGCATATTTTTCTCTTGATGAACCGTCCATTGAACAGGATATGCACTTTCAGGAAATACGCTTTGATGAACTCATTAAACAGCTTGAACAAAGTCATGAAATCGGGAAGATTAAAGAAGAGCAGGAAAACGACGAACCGAAACGATAA
- a CDS encoding DUF4240 domain-containing protein, producing MEEENSKKIADYAEMEESTFWKLIDESRAQTSEVNDRFERLRDLLRELSPKQIVGFRLTMDRLHDELGESSWYVYCDGLAEDERPSLYAIQGRIISMGEESYYNVKDKPN from the coding sequence ATGGAAGAAGAAAACAGCAAGAAGATAGCGGATTATGCAGAAATGGAGGAGTCCACTTTTTGGAAACTTATTGACGAGTCTCGGGCTCAAACCTCCGAAGTCAACGACCGGTTTGAACGTCTTAGAGACCTACTGAGAGAGCTTTCACCCAAACAGATTGTAGGTTTTCGCTTAACGATGGATAGATTACATGATGAGCTTGGAGAATCTTCTTGGTATGTGTACTGTGATGGACTCGCTGAAGACGAACGTCCAAGTTTATATGCGATACAAGGTCGTATTATTTCAATGGGAGAGGAAAGTTATTACAACGTAAAGGATAAACCTAACTAG
- a CDS encoding DUF2958 domain-containing protein — MKLITEELKQRFAEVGDQSEDENPLVIAKFFDPMGSATWYATEYYPETNICFGYVSGLVPENPLCDEWGTFSIDELESVRIRFPKIIWRNEEFIPKATLAIERDLHFKETRFDQILEIRRRLESGKDVPDTIIKERIDALEKDSQDMSKDNAPEIEM; from the coding sequence ATGAAACTTATTACCGAAGAACTCAAACAACGGTTTGCCGAAGTTGGCGATCAGTCAGAAGATGAAAATCCACTGGTCATTGCCAAATTTTTTGACCCAATGGGTTCTGCAACGTGGTACGCTACCGAATATTATCCCGAAACAAATATCTGTTTTGGCTATGTCAGCGGTCTGGTGCCCGAGAATCCACTTTGTGATGAATGGGGAACGTTCTCTATCGATGAACTGGAATCAGTACGGATAAGATTTCCAAAGATAATTTGGAGAAATGAGGAATTTATTCCCAAAGCAACACTTGCAATAGAGAGAGACCTCCATTTCAAGGAAACCCGATTCGACCAAATCCTTGAGATACGCCGCCGACTTGAATCAGGGAAAGATGTACCCGATACCATCATCAAAGAAAGGATTGATGCTCTTGAAAAAGACAGTCAAGATATGTCCAAAGACAATGCACCCGAAATCGAAATGTAA
- a CDS encoding DUF4240 domain-containing protein, whose translation MEQENNKDFVHYAEMDETTFWKLIDESRTYSSEINDWFDRLGDLLRKLSPKQIVGFRLTMDRLRSGLKYSIISYLDFDGLPEDQRPSGYAIECFIISMGRERYYSIKDRVSEFFNPSNDTWALESVYRYEKFDQSSEIFQEKTGENPDKYIEAYHRLEELEQNKEQDNDQEMEQ comes from the coding sequence ATGGAACAAGAAAACAACAAAGACTTTGTGCATTATGCGGAAATGGATGAGACCACTTTTTGGAAACTTATTGACGAATCTCGGACTTACAGCTCCGAGATCAACGATTGGTTCGACCGCCTTGGCGACCTATTGAGGAAACTCTCTCCTAAACAGATCGTAGGTTTTCGCTTAACGATGGATAGATTACGTAGCGGGCTTAAATATTCTATTATCTCGTACTTGGACTTTGATGGACTACCTGAAGACCAACGCCCAAGTGGATATGCCATAGAGTGCTTTATTATTTCAATGGGACGGGAACGTTACTACAGCATAAAGGATCGAGTTAGTGAGTTTTTTAATCCTTCAAATGACACCTGGGCATTAGAGAGTGTGTATCGCTATGAAAAGTTTGATCAATCCTCTGAAATCTTCCAAGAGAAAACCGGTGAAAACCCCGACAAATATATCGAGGCATATCATCGACTTGAAGAACTTGAACAAAATAAGGAGCAGGATAACGATCAGGAAATGGAACAGTAA
- a CDS encoding DUF2958 domain-containing protein — protein sequence MKLITEELKQRFAEVGDQSKDENPLVIAKFFYELTYTTWYATAYYPETNTCWGYVYAIDRKPGNLKPKFAEWVPFSIDELESLKGIPKIPDIERDLNFKEIRFNELRELLERERLKELEEFEQLKKILREQDDDLEY from the coding sequence ATGAAACTTATTACCGAAGAACTCAAACAACGTTTTGCCGAAGTTGGCGATCAGTCAAAAGATGAAAATCCACTGGTCATTGCCAAATTCTTTTACGAATTGACTTATACAACATGGTACGCTACTGCGTACTATCCTGAAACCAATACCTGTTGGGGATACGTATACGCAATCGACCGGAAGCCGGGGAATCTAAAGCCAAAATTTGCCGAATGGGTTCCCTTCTCAATAGACGAACTGGAGTCCTTAAAAGGTATTCCCAAAATCCCTGATATTGAACGAGACCTGAATTTCAAGGAAATACGATTCAATGAACTAAGGGAACTATTGGAGAGGGAACGTCTTAAAGAACTTGAAGAGTTCGAACAACTCAAGAAAATACTCAGAGAGCAAGATGATGATTTGGAATATTAA
- a CDS encoding DUF4240 domain-containing protein encodes MEEQNNNHVLGNTEMDEKEFWTLLERSRRYSSEINKQNNHLESLISDLSPKEIVGFNRTMERLFDELGDSSVYYNEFDDEDKYPEEPDHIKYLIISLGEKHYYAVKQTPDYLFYLLDYDCGIDNLHIYAGIDRTHSVFYKKTNQSLRDITLAIDRLEELEQDHKEKQEQDQELEP; translated from the coding sequence ATGGAAGAACAGAACAATAACCACGTTTTAGGCAACACCGAAATGGACGAAAAGGAGTTCTGGACGCTCTTAGAAAGGTCACGAAGATACTCATCTGAAATCAATAAACAGAACAATCATTTGGAGTCCCTTATCAGTGACCTTTCTCCAAAGGAGATTGTAGGTTTCAATCGCACCATGGAGCGACTCTTTGATGAGCTTGGGGACAGCAGCGTCTACTATAACGAATTCGATGATGAGGATAAGTACCCGGAAGAACCAGACCACATCAAGTACCTCATAATTTCGCTGGGAGAAAAACATTACTATGCCGTGAAGCAGACTCCGGATTACCTGTTTTACCTACTAGATTATGACTGTGGGATAGACAACCTCCATATTTATGCAGGTATTGACCGCACTCACTCAGTTTTCTATAAGAAAACGAACCAAAGTTTAAGGGATATTACTCTCGCAATTGACCGCCTTGAAGAGCTGGAACAAGACCACAAAGAGAAGCAGGAACAGGATCAAGAATTGGAACCATAA
- a CDS encoding DUF4240 domain-containing protein has translation MEQEKDIVCCPEMDENIFWRIIKNSQAQTSEVNRQFDRLGDILRGLSPLQIVGFRLTMDRLFKKLGDAYLYWNPDELPEDQRSSADDIKYLIISMGEFKYFEIRINPDKLYHPYYKDTWALESVYLYGKLDCSSEIFQEKTGEDLDKFIETYHRFEELEQNEQQDHDQEMEQ, from the coding sequence ATGGAACAAGAAAAAGACATTGTGTGTTGTCCAGAAATGGATGAGAACATTTTTTGGAGAATCATCAAAAATTCTCAGGCTCAAACCTCCGAAGTCAATAGGCAGTTTGATCGTCTTGGCGACATATTGAGGGGACTGTCTCCTCTACAGATCGTAGGTTTTCGCTTAACGATGGACAGATTATTTAAGAAGCTTGGGGATGCTTACCTGTACTGGAACCCTGATGAACTGCCTGAAGACCAACGCTCAAGTGCAGATGACATAAAGTACCTTATTATTTCAATGGGGGAATTTAAGTACTTCGAGATAAGAATTAACCCTGATAAACTTTACCATCCTTATTATAAAGATACTTGGGCATTGGAAAGTGTGTATCTCTATGGCAAACTTGATTGTAGCTCTGAAATCTTCCAAGAGAAAACCGGTGAAGACCTCGACAAATTTATTGAAACATATCATCGGTTTGAAGAACTTGAACAAAACGAACAACAGGATCACGATCAAGAAATGGAACAATAA
- a CDS encoding DUF4240 domain-containing protein, with protein sequence MEQENDKNIANYAAMDETTFWELIESSRRYSTEINTQNDRLELLISNLSPKEIVGFSHTMERLYEELGDSCDYMDFAEFEQGKRPEESDNIKYLIISLGEEHYYAVKENPGALFYRSDYTWAVDNLHVYADIDRSHSVFYEKTNQSLSNFTDTIDRLEELEQDHDHAKEQDNDQEVEP encoded by the coding sequence ATGGAACAAGAAAACGATAAAAACATAGCGAATTATGCAGCAATGGACGAGACCACTTTCTGGGAACTTATAGAATCATCACGAAGATACTCAACTGAGATCAATACACAGAACGATCGTTTGGAACTCCTTATTAGTAACCTTTCTCCAAAGGAGATCGTTGGTTTCAGTCACACCATGGAGCGACTCTATGAAGAGCTCGGAGACAGTTGCGACTACATGGATTTTGCAGAATTCGAGCAGGGTAAACGCCCGGAAGAATCGGATAATATCAAGTACCTTATAATTTCGCTGGGAGAAGAACATTACTATGCTGTGAAGGAGAATCCTGGTGCCCTGTTTTACCGATCAGATTACACCTGGGCGGTGGACAACCTGCATGTTTATGCTGATATTGACCGCAGTCACTCAGTTTTCTATGAGAAAACGAACCAATCTTTATCAAATTTTACTGACACAATTGACCGCCTTGAAGAGCTGGAACAAGACCACGACCACGCAAAGGAGCAGGATAACGATCAGGAAGTGGAACCATAG
- a CDS encoding relaxase/mobilization nuclease domain-containing protein, translating into MIIKSISHTLRTSPSGLISYIFDGRKPLCDPEGKPLYFKRNIRSYDKEKWKKQFNELERNRQSFYANKSVVCYHEVMSFHPESTKHLNRTIIKDLVNKYIELRGNDQMVVGGTHFEATGKNWHTHLVFSGIKVSDGKSARISQARFESIKKQLQEYQVKMYPELSDSVVEHGKKKD; encoded by the coding sequence GTGATTATAAAATCCATTAGTCATACGTTACGAACATCTCCATCGGGTTTAATAAGCTATATATTTGACGGAAGGAAACCGCTATGTGATCCGGAGGGGAAGCCCCTGTATTTTAAGAGGAACATCAGGTCGTATGACAAGGAGAAGTGGAAAAAGCAGTTTAATGAATTGGAGCGTAACCGGCAATCATTTTACGCAAACAAATCGGTTGTTTGTTACCATGAGGTGATGTCCTTTCACCCTGAATCTACCAAACACCTCAACCGTACCATTATCAAAGACCTCGTGAACAAGTACATTGAGTTGAGAGGTAATGACCAAATGGTAGTTGGCGGAACCCACTTTGAGGCGACAGGGAAGAACTGGCATACCCACCTTGTATTCAGCGGAATTAAGGTATCTGACGGAAAGAGCGCCCGTATTTCCCAAGCTCGGTTTGAATCGATCAAGAAACAACTTCAGGAGTATCAGGTCAAAATGTATCCCGAACTTTCAGATAGCGTAGTGGAGCATGGTAAAAAAAAAGACTAG
- a CDS encoding helix-turn-helix transcriptional regulator: protein MAKKTKEADAQFDSLMQTIANKLKELRIGAGYTSYENFAWNNGINRMQYWKMEKGDTNFTMKSLYRVLEAHQMSFEEFFNSLEN, encoded by the coding sequence ATGGCGAAAAAAACGAAGGAAGCAGATGCCCAATTTGATAGTTTAATGCAGACGATAGCGAACAAATTAAAGGAGCTGCGAATTGGTGCCGGATATACGAGTTACGAGAACTTTGCCTGGAATAACGGTATCAACAGGATGCAATACTGGAAAATGGAAAAAGGCGATACCAATTTTACGATGAAAAGCCTCTATCGTGTGCTTGAAGCCCACCAGATGAGTTTTGAGGAATTTTTTAACAGTTTGGAAAATTAA
- a CDS encoding toxin-antitoxin system YwqK family antitoxin, giving the protein MKNYIFTVLLFFHVPYACLSQDEVAFTADVNTRNGKVYHKGTLFSGELYTYNENAKTDCSCTLKALYKKGRPDGRRTEWYVSGQKKFEGLFVDGKEDGKHVWWNTSGNKERETVYNNGTKLEHKEYYRSGNLKLHELFDEGNPRYFTFIKKYFDAPDMLEEEKNFLENKLHGDYIKNKSDGKKEIVSRYKRGVVVSETIYFDDGVTALSTQELNETSMKHLAKWYYADGTVKEEGYFSGSIKDGVWLSYLPGGNRRMEVKYDNGKVVHEGLYYNDMKSGQWVYHMEGGDTQEVKTFKNDTVVSSVRFKTAHLVKNVRARSSIEELLNFTYMDGTTKLIALETDGSEQGGSDQQTVLHEIKKQLRSRLLGVYINEEVNNSVLNLKIKVGGINIVYEESIYTKRDGSKEKGYDAFILFTLDLLDADDHILSTEKYKVNKSDKLLSSLFNTVASTYAKTTRSAFLSTKKHIDISGFLMKHFPISADLETRKTKRKRKKRS; this is encoded by the coding sequence ATGAAGAACTATATTTTTACTGTTTTACTCTTTTTTCACGTCCCGTATGCTTGCCTTTCCCAGGATGAGGTTGCGTTTACCGCTGATGTGAATACTCGAAATGGGAAGGTGTACCATAAAGGGACACTCTTTAGTGGAGAACTGTATACGTATAATGAAAATGCTAAAACCGATTGTTCCTGTACCCTCAAAGCCCTCTATAAAAAAGGTAGACCAGATGGACGTAGAACCGAGTGGTACGTTTCAGGACAAAAAAAGTTTGAGGGCCTGTTTGTGGATGGAAAAGAAGATGGCAAGCACGTGTGGTGGAACACAAGCGGAAATAAAGAACGGGAAACGGTATATAACAATGGTACTAAACTGGAACATAAGGAATACTACCGTTCGGGGAACCTCAAGCTCCATGAACTATTTGATGAAGGAAACCCTCGGTATTTTACATTCATCAAAAAATATTTTGATGCCCCTGACATGCTTGAGGAAGAAAAGAACTTTTTAGAGAACAAACTTCACGGGGATTACATAAAAAACAAGAGCGATGGCAAAAAAGAAATTGTCTCCAGGTATAAACGAGGGGTGGTGGTCTCCGAAACGATTTACTTTGACGATGGGGTTACCGCTTTAAGCACGCAAGAGCTTAATGAAACAAGCATGAAGCATCTTGCCAAATGGTACTATGCAGATGGGACCGTAAAAGAAGAAGGGTATTTCAGCGGAAGTATAAAAGATGGTGTTTGGTTATCGTATCTCCCCGGGGGCAATAGACGCATGGAGGTGAAGTATGATAATGGCAAGGTTGTCCATGAAGGGTTATACTACAATGATATGAAATCCGGTCAGTGGGTGTACCACATGGAAGGTGGTGATACGCAAGAGGTGAAGACATTTAAAAATGACACGGTGGTATCCTCGGTACGTTTTAAAACGGCGCATCTTGTAAAAAATGTCCGAGCTAGAAGCTCCATAGAGGAACTTCTCAACTTCACGTACATGGATGGGACAACGAAATTAATTGCCCTTGAAACCGATGGTTCAGAACAAGGCGGGAGTGACCAACAAACCGTACTCCACGAAATCAAGAAGCAATTACGTTCTCGCCTCTTAGGGGTTTACATTAACGAGGAGGTTAATAATTCGGTACTCAATCTGAAGATAAAGGTAGGCGGTATAAATATTGTATACGAAGAATCTATCTACACTAAACGTGATGGAAGCAAGGAAAAAGGTTACGATGCGTTCATTCTCTTCACTCTTGATCTTCTTGATGCCGATGACCACATACTTAGCACTGAGAAATACAAGGTAAACAAGTCGGATAAGTTATTGAGTTCCCTGTTCAACACCGTTGCATCAACCTATGCCAAAACGACTAGGTCGGCATTTCTGAGCACCAAAAAGCACATTGATATCTCAGGTTTTTTGATGAAACATTTTCCAATATCGGCTGATCTGGAAACAAGGAAGACAAAGCGAAAACGAAAAAAAAGAAGCTAA
- a CDS encoding energy transducer TonB produces MKYSILVLTLLLTMKGYCQEMEKVPFAVADRPPIFLEIEEDKKTLQRAFSSKLSTFVYKNFNTAIARDLGMTGRVRLSARFVITKDGSIDSVSVKTPHVELEDEMHRVLSLLPSVVGGRHNGKAVEIIYALPLVFQVH; encoded by the coding sequence ATGAAATATTCAATACTTGTTTTGACACTACTTCTCACCATGAAAGGGTACTGTCAAGAAATGGAAAAAGTACCATTTGCAGTTGCAGATAGACCTCCTATATTCTTGGAGATTGAAGAGGATAAAAAAACGCTTCAAAGGGCATTTAGTTCGAAACTTTCAACCTTCGTATACAAGAATTTCAACACAGCAATTGCACGTGATTTGGGAATGACCGGAAGGGTAAGATTATCTGCTCGATTCGTCATCACAAAAGACGGTTCAATAGACAGTGTATCGGTTAAAACACCACATGTAGAATTGGAAGATGAAATGCACAGAGTGCTCTCACTCTTACCATCGGTGGTAGGCGGACGGCACAATGGTAAAGCGGTAGAAATTATTTACGCTCTACCCCTCGTATTCCAAGTACATTAA
- a CDS encoding TM2 domain-containing protein yields MNKHYLISKMKSTGTAYLCWFFLGCHYAYLGKWGLQILYWITLGGFGVWALIDLFHIPTKVSSHNLAISAQIDDIEKKEKDENHAKNMAMMAAASGNKNAPES; encoded by the coding sequence ATGAACAAACACTATTTAATATCAAAAATGAAATCAACTGGAACCGCTTATCTATGCTGGTTCTTTCTCGGGTGCCACTATGCCTATTTAGGAAAATGGGGTTTACAAATCCTTTATTGGATAACATTAGGTGGGTTTGGTGTATGGGCACTGATAGATTTGTTCCATATCCCCACTAAAGTGAGTAGTCACAACCTGGCAATATCAGCACAAATTGATGATATTGAAAAAAAGGAGAAAGACGAAAATCACGCAAAAAATATGGCGATGATGGCAGCGGCAAGTGGAAACAAAAACGCTCCCGAATCATAA